In Streptomyces durocortorensis, a genomic segment contains:
- a CDS encoding aliphatic sulfonate ABC transporter substrate-binding protein — protein MSGNEFDVNVSTGRLKEIEGIVMDAFDRMAQSAKTVGSQGEQIGLAYQGSGTATAMDTYANLAGAGTALSDALEGLKDDLGLTGEVGHDTDDAARQTMSGANGVSSGVTAGM, from the coding sequence ATGAGCGGGAACGAGTTCGACGTCAACGTCAGTACCGGGCGGCTCAAGGAGATCGAGGGCATCGTCATGGACGCCTTCGACCGCATGGCCCAGTCCGCCAAGACGGTCGGCAGCCAGGGCGAGCAGATCGGCCTGGCCTATCAGGGCTCGGGCACCGCGACCGCGATGGACACCTACGCGAACCTCGCGGGGGCGGGCACGGCGCTCAGCGACGCCCTGGAGGGCCTCAAGGACGACCTCGGCCTCACCGGCGAAGTCGGCCACGACACGGACGACGCGGCACGGCAGACCATGAGCGGGGCCAACGGCGTCAGCAGCGGCGTGACCGCCGGCATGTGA
- a CDS encoding AfsR/SARP family transcriptional regulator has product MQFRVLGPVEAVDHRSEPLPVSAPMLRALLAALILRAGRPVPAEELADQLWGEQLPANVRTTLRNYVMRLRRALPGERIRTVPGGYLLVAEPEETDLGRFRSLVLRARELAPRETEEAVTLLREALSLWRGAPLADLPDLPLRAAQRPRLEELHLSATEECYELELALGRHETLVDELSAAARRHRLRERLTRLLMLALHRCGRTAEALAVYQEVRRELVAELAIEPGAETRALEQAILRDDPSLALPSRGAAPVRPRAGRTHSSFPPVPSVFVGRDGELARLRGQLSHSAAAPTVCLIDGPGGVGKSALALRAAHDVSARFPDGLLYVDLRGADPQRSPLATEDAAHALLSGLGATAEELPDDPAALLERYHAELAGRRLLLVLDNAVGTGQVAPLLPVEPGSAVLVTSRTLLTGIEQARHLHLEVLTAADAVTLIRTVSGAPAEPGDQAHWEELARLCGRLPLALRIIATRLASRPRWSAADWADQLRDERGRLAELVTSDLDARASLLLSIEQLAKGDEADRRAAELFPLLGTAAITSYGAHTAAALGAHTAGEARDALERLTDAQIATSPRPGAYQLHDLVRTAAVGQAALLPRARGRAALEGLAAWYLGSLYQLNGPLRVVRFDRAEDGIARFPRGLRFERADEALAWVDGAMEDVVALTDQLSDAAFDDAPPALADFTLEACRALETYFTFRLRWRPQEHLCEALLRIGERRGDTWSRAVALGQLGKIAGQRDDGARGEVLLREAMALFAKLGAWDEATNARHNLVPCLALSGRLDEAIREARELYDDLHARPVPGRMLPSLANNLARCLRMQGRQGEAIELLQEAYTASPIDYHLAGSIAAVLGECHLENGEWEEAVHWAGRGLTHAAEELFDSYQVAGMHTTLSTALLRLGRHEEAQAANARASRLLHELNEREAASLSMRTRAHAPAPDGG; this is encoded by the coding sequence GTGCAGTTTCGCGTTCTGGGGCCGGTGGAGGCCGTGGACCACCGGAGCGAACCGCTGCCGGTGTCCGCCCCGATGCTGCGCGCGCTCCTGGCCGCCCTGATACTGCGGGCCGGGCGTCCGGTCCCGGCCGAGGAGCTGGCCGACCAGCTGTGGGGGGAACAGCTTCCCGCCAACGTCCGTACCACCCTGCGCAATTACGTCATGCGGCTGCGCAGGGCGCTGCCCGGCGAGCGTATCCGTACCGTGCCGGGCGGCTACCTGCTGGTCGCCGAGCCCGAGGAGACCGACCTCGGCCGCTTCCGCTCCCTCGTCCTGCGGGCGAGGGAGCTCGCGCCCCGGGAGACCGAAGAGGCTGTGACCCTGCTCCGGGAGGCGCTGTCCCTGTGGCGCGGGGCACCCCTGGCCGACCTGCCCGACCTGCCGTTGCGCGCCGCTCAGCGGCCGCGCCTGGAGGAACTGCACCTCAGCGCCACCGAGGAGTGCTACGAACTCGAACTGGCCCTGGGGCGCCACGAGACGCTGGTCGACGAGCTGAGCGCGGCCGCCCGGCGGCACCGGCTGCGCGAGCGGCTGACCCGGCTCCTCATGCTCGCCCTCCACCGCTGCGGCCGTACGGCCGAGGCGCTCGCCGTCTACCAGGAGGTGCGCCGGGAACTGGTCGCCGAACTGGCCATCGAACCCGGCGCGGAGACCCGGGCGCTGGAGCAGGCCATCCTGCGCGACGACCCGTCCCTCGCCCTGCCCTCCCGCGGCGCCGCACCGGTCCGGCCGCGCGCCGGACGCACCCACAGCTCCTTCCCGCCCGTCCCATCCGTCTTCGTCGGCCGGGACGGCGAACTGGCCCGGCTCCGCGGCCAGTTGTCGCACTCCGCCGCTGCGCCCACGGTCTGCCTCATCGACGGGCCCGGCGGCGTCGGCAAGTCGGCGCTCGCCCTGCGGGCCGCGCACGACGTCTCCGCCCGCTTCCCCGACGGACTGCTCTACGTGGACCTGCGCGGGGCCGACCCCCAGCGGTCGCCGCTCGCCACCGAGGACGCCGCACACGCGCTGCTGAGCGGACTCGGCGCCACCGCCGAGGAGTTGCCCGACGACCCGGCGGCACTGCTTGAGCGCTACCACGCCGAACTGGCCGGGCGCCGCCTCCTGCTCGTCCTCGACAACGCCGTGGGCACCGGCCAGGTCGCGCCCCTGCTGCCCGTCGAACCGGGCAGCGCCGTCCTGGTGACCAGCCGCACCCTCCTCACCGGCATCGAACAGGCCCGCCACCTCCACCTGGAGGTCCTGACGGCCGCCGACGCCGTCACCCTCATCCGTACCGTCTCCGGGGCCCCCGCCGAACCCGGCGACCAGGCCCACTGGGAGGAACTGGCCCGGCTCTGCGGCCGGCTCCCGCTGGCCCTGCGGATCATCGCGACCCGCCTGGCTTCCCGGCCGCGCTGGTCGGCCGCCGACTGGGCCGACCAACTCCGCGACGAGCGCGGCAGGTTGGCTGAACTCGTCACCAGCGACCTGGATGCCCGGGCCAGCCTGCTGCTCAGCATCGAGCAACTAGCCAAGGGCGACGAGGCCGACCGACGGGCCGCGGAACTCTTCCCGCTGCTGGGCACGGCCGCGATCACGAGCTACGGGGCACACACCGCGGCCGCCCTCGGCGCCCACACCGCGGGGGAGGCCCGGGACGCGCTGGAGCGGCTGACCGACGCCCAGATCGCCACCAGCCCCCGGCCGGGCGCCTACCAGCTGCACGACCTCGTCCGGACGGCCGCCGTCGGCCAGGCGGCCCTGCTGCCGCGCGCCCGCGGCCGCGCCGCCCTGGAGGGCCTGGCGGCCTGGTATCTCGGGAGCCTCTACCAGCTGAACGGACCCCTGCGCGTCGTCAGGTTCGACCGCGCCGAGGACGGCATCGCCCGCTTCCCCCGGGGACTGCGCTTCGAGCGGGCCGACGAGGCGCTGGCCTGGGTGGACGGCGCCATGGAGGACGTCGTCGCCCTCACCGACCAGCTGTCGGACGCCGCCTTCGACGACGCGCCGCCCGCCCTGGCCGACTTCACGCTGGAAGCCTGCCGCGCCCTGGAGACCTACTTCACCTTCCGGCTGCGCTGGCGTCCCCAGGAGCACCTGTGCGAGGCCCTGCTGCGGATCGGGGAGCGCCGCGGCGACACCTGGTCCCGGGCCGTGGCGCTGGGCCAGCTCGGGAAGATCGCCGGCCAGCGCGACGACGGGGCCAGGGGCGAGGTGCTCCTGCGCGAGGCCATGGCCCTGTTCGCGAAGCTGGGCGCGTGGGACGAGGCGACCAACGCCCGGCACAACCTCGTCCCCTGCCTCGCGCTGAGCGGCCGCCTGGACGAGGCGATCCGGGAAGCACGGGAGCTGTACGACGACCTCCACGCCCGCCCGGTCCCCGGCCGCATGCTGCCGTCGCTCGCCAACAACCTGGCGCGCTGTCTGCGGATGCAGGGCCGCCAGGGCGAGGCGATCGAACTGCTCCAGGAGGCGTACACCGCCTCGCCCATCGACTACCACCTGGCCGGTTCCATCGCCGCCGTCCTCGGCGAGTGCCACCTGGAGAACGGCGAGTGGGAGGAAGCGGTCCACTGGGCCGGCCGCGGCCTCACCCACGCCGCGGAGGAACTCTTCGACAGCTACCAGGTGGCCGGGATGCACACCACCCTCAGCACCGCGCTGCTCCGCCTGGGCCGCCACGAGGAGGCCCAGGCGGCGAACGCCCGCGCGAGCCGCCTGCTGCACGAGCTCAACGAACGGGAGGCCGCGTCCCTCTCCATGCGGACCAGGGCCCACGCCCCCGCCCCGGACGGCGGCTGA
- a CDS encoding peptidase C39 family protein: protein MTSPTSRRTVLGAALAAAATTGAVAGAARAAAPAGPAARPAPSRVPLVDTRFWRTYTDWRCGAGDGTRVLPGARPGLVIATPAGRTDYTDPHTGESAAWDYATWTSPVHRSSVPATEVIASWNARTPAGTWLQIELSGAYADGTATPWFVMGRWAGSDGDIRRTSVGGQGDPYSSVWTDTFSVDDPASGIRLVSYRLRLTLYRAPGSRLTPTVWRAGAMASDVPDRFTVPATTPSLARELAVPRYSQNVHIGQYPEYDNGGEAWCSPTSSQMIIEYWGRRPTAEDLAWVRPGLPDPQVCHAARYTYDYEYGGCGNWPFNAAYAATYRDLNAVVTRLGSLADVEKLIAAKIPVITSQSFLEEELTGAGYGTSGHLMTVIGFTAVGDVIANDPASPDNDAVRRVYRRREFENIWLRTKRYDANGQVRSGTGGVCYVYWPERPMPGQRRVLRSLGLL, encoded by the coding sequence ATGACCAGTCCGACGTCCCGCAGAACCGTCCTCGGCGCCGCGCTCGCGGCAGCGGCCACCACCGGCGCGGTGGCCGGGGCCGCCCGGGCCGCCGCCCCTGCCGGGCCCGCTGCCCGGCCCGCCCCCTCCCGGGTGCCGCTCGTGGACACCCGCTTCTGGCGCACGTACACCGACTGGCGCTGCGGCGCGGGCGACGGAACCCGGGTGCTCCCCGGCGCCCGCCCCGGCCTGGTGATCGCCACCCCGGCGGGCCGCACCGACTACACCGACCCGCACACCGGGGAGTCGGCCGCCTGGGACTACGCCACCTGGACCTCGCCCGTCCACCGCTCCTCCGTCCCCGCCACCGAAGTGATCGCCTCCTGGAACGCGCGCACCCCTGCGGGCACCTGGCTCCAGATCGAGCTGAGCGGCGCCTACGCGGACGGCACCGCGACCCCCTGGTTCGTGATGGGGCGCTGGGCGGGCTCAGACGGTGACATCCGCCGTACGTCGGTCGGCGGCCAGGGGGACCCGTACAGCTCCGTCTGGACGGACACCTTCTCGGTTGACGATCCCGCGAGCGGCATCCGCCTGGTCTCCTACCGGCTGCGGCTCACCCTGTACCGCGCCCCGGGCAGCCGCCTCACCCCGACCGTCTGGCGGGCCGGCGCGATGGCCTCCGACGTGCCCGACCGCTTCACGGTGCCCGCCACCACCCCTTCGCTCGCCCGCGAACTGGCCGTCCCGCGCTACTCCCAGAACGTCCACATCGGGCAGTACCCGGAGTACGACAACGGCGGAGAGGCCTGGTGCAGCCCCACCTCCTCGCAGATGATCATCGAATACTGGGGCCGGAGGCCCACCGCCGAGGACCTCGCGTGGGTGAGGCCGGGCCTCCCCGACCCCCAGGTCTGCCACGCCGCCCGGTACACCTACGACTACGAGTACGGCGGCTGCGGCAACTGGCCCTTCAACGCCGCCTACGCCGCCACGTACCGCGACCTGAACGCCGTCGTCACCCGGCTCGGCTCACTCGCCGACGTCGAGAAGCTGATCGCCGCCAAAATCCCCGTCATCACCTCCCAGTCCTTCCTTGAGGAGGAACTGACCGGCGCCGGATACGGAACCTCCGGACATCTGATGACGGTGATCGGCTTCACCGCCGTCGGAGATGTGATCGCCAACGACCCCGCGTCCCCCGACAACGACGCCGTACGCCGCGTCTATCGGCGGCGCGAGTTTGAGAACATCTGGCTGCGTACGAAGAGGTACGACGCGAACGGGCAGGTCAGAAGCGGTACGGGCGGAGTCTGTTACGTCTACTGGCCCGAGCGGCCGATGCCGGGGCAGCGGCGTGTCCTGCGGTCGCTCGGACTCCTGTGA
- a CDS encoding uridine kinase family protein, with product MDDLARHADGLRSLPPSCGPVRLVAVDGHAGSGKSTFTARLAAALGGAPVLHLDDLATHEELFGWTGRLRDQVLLPLARGESARYAPYDWNRRRFGPARTLEPAPVVLIEGVGAGRRAVRPWLAALYWMELDRKTSWGRGRRRDGAGLTEFWDGWTSAEERHFTDDPSRPYADALVRQLSEGYAWLEGPGSTAAANHSVTRSSRDAPPS from the coding sequence ATGGACGACCTGGCCCGCCACGCCGATGGCCTGCGCTCGCTGCCCCCTTCCTGCGGGCCCGTGCGGCTCGTCGCGGTCGACGGGCACGCCGGGTCGGGCAAGAGCACCTTCACGGCCCGTCTCGCGGCGGCGCTGGGCGGTGCACCCGTCCTCCATCTGGACGATCTCGCCACCCACGAGGAGCTGTTCGGCTGGACGGGGCGGCTGCGGGACCAGGTGCTGCTGCCGCTCGCGCGCGGCGAGAGCGCCCGGTACGCCCCGTACGACTGGAACCGCCGGCGCTTCGGCCCGGCGCGGACCCTGGAGCCGGCCCCGGTGGTGCTGATCGAGGGTGTCGGGGCGGGGCGCCGCGCGGTGCGCCCGTGGCTGGCGGCGCTGTACTGGATGGAGCTGGACCGGAAGACGTCCTGGGGGCGGGGGCGGCGGCGCGACGGCGCCGGGCTCACGGAGTTCTGGGACGGGTGGACGTCGGCCGAGGAGCGGCATTTCACCGACGACCCCTCACGCCCGTACGCCGATGCGCTGGTACGCCAGTTGTCCGAGGGATATGCGTGGCTGGAGGGGCCGGGCTCGACAGCAGCGGCGAACCATTCCGTCACCCGGAGTAGCCGCGACGCCCCGCCCTCCTGA
- a CDS encoding AAA family ATPase translates to MDIGTQGAQAPADLAWLRGMDAYTMGAYPQAEEEFRAAVRFDPGMADGWLGLHALRIDTTTALLRMYRHRDRFGEQRARHRRTLNSWYWLGWWVQPVLESPRDLLLAHASHWLDGRHVPELDRALAGLPPVDADPQVRFLHACRSYLVKDWEQLVRCTEPLVDDPMLGIEAGLFGGMARVRLEMYGQAEPLLSAALMRCRSEQPQRKELRYWLARAHEGTGRSAAALPLYRAVHRVDPAFMDTSARLAAISEGDGYDESADLAAVTLSGFGSEGSGAEAQPEGDALLGTDLVDGREPWPVGEAGLLDDEPAPAAPARVESVRRKGAGKPPAFPARPSDPALLSEALAQLERMVGLEPVKRQVKALSAQLNMARRRAEQGLPVQPPKRHFVFSGPSGTGKTTVARILGRVFYALGLLGGDHLVEAQRSDLVGEFLGQTAVKANELIDSALGGVLFVDEAYSLANSGYSKGDAYGDEALQVLLKRAEDNRDHLVVILAGYPEGMDRLLAANPGLSSRFTSRVDFPSYRPLELTAIGGVLAAENDDVWDEEAVDELRSISGHVVDQGWIDELGNGRFLRTLYEKSCAYRDLRLSGYPGELSREDLSTLRLPDLMQAYGEVLSGRGPVGRGRQEPGGV, encoded by the coding sequence ATGGACATCGGCACACAGGGCGCACAGGCCCCCGCCGACCTCGCCTGGCTGCGCGGCATGGACGCCTACACGATGGGCGCGTATCCGCAGGCCGAGGAGGAGTTCAGGGCCGCGGTGCGGTTCGATCCGGGCATGGCGGACGGCTGGCTCGGCCTCCATGCGCTGCGCATCGACACCACCACGGCCCTCTTACGCATGTACCGGCACCGCGACCGCTTCGGCGAACAGCGCGCACGCCACCGCCGTACGCTCAACTCCTGGTACTGGCTGGGCTGGTGGGTGCAGCCGGTGCTGGAGAGCCCGCGCGACCTGCTGCTCGCCCACGCCTCGCACTGGCTGGACGGCCGCCATGTGCCGGAGCTGGACCGGGCGTTGGCCGGACTCCCGCCGGTGGACGCGGACCCGCAGGTGCGGTTCCTGCATGCCTGCCGCTCCTATCTGGTCAAGGACTGGGAGCAGTTGGTGCGCTGCACCGAGCCGCTCGTGGACGATCCGATGCTCGGCATCGAGGCGGGTCTCTTCGGCGGTATGGCCCGGGTGCGGCTGGAGATGTACGGGCAGGCGGAGCCGCTGCTGTCGGCGGCCCTGATGCGCTGCCGCAGCGAGCAGCCGCAGCGCAAGGAGCTGCGCTACTGGCTGGCGCGGGCCCACGAGGGCACCGGCCGCAGCGCGGCGGCCCTGCCGCTGTACCGGGCGGTGCACCGGGTGGACCCGGCCTTCATGGACACCTCCGCCCGGCTGGCCGCGATCTCCGAGGGAGACGGCTACGACGAATCGGCGGATCTGGCCGCCGTGACCCTGTCCGGCTTCGGTTCGGAGGGTTCGGGGGCGGAGGCTCAGCCGGAGGGCGACGCATTGCTCGGCACCGATCTGGTGGACGGGCGGGAGCCGTGGCCGGTCGGGGAGGCCGGGCTGCTCGACGACGAGCCGGCGCCCGCTGCGCCCGCGCGCGTCGAGAGCGTACGCCGCAAGGGGGCCGGTAAGCCGCCCGCCTTCCCGGCCCGCCCCAGCGATCCCGCCCTGCTGTCCGAGGCGCTGGCCCAACTGGAGCGCATGGTCGGGCTCGAACCGGTCAAGCGGCAGGTCAAGGCGTTGTCGGCGCAGTTGAACATGGCCCGGCGCCGGGCCGAGCAGGGGCTTCCCGTCCAGCCGCCGAAGCGCCATTTCGTCTTCTCCGGACCTTCCGGCACCGGCAAGACGACGGTGGCCCGCATCCTGGGCCGGGTCTTCTACGCTCTCGGGCTGCTCGGGGGCGATCATCTGGTCGAGGCCCAGCGCTCCGATCTGGTCGGGGAGTTCCTGGGGCAGACGGCGGTGAAGGCCAACGAATTGATCGACTCGGCCCTCGGCGGGGTGCTCTTCGTGGACGAGGCGTACAGCCTGGCCAACTCCGGTTACAGCAAGGGCGATGCGTACGGGGACGAGGCGCTTCAGGTCCTCCTCAAGCGGGCCGAGGACAACCGGGACCATCTCGTCGTCATCCTCGCGGGTTACCCGGAGGGCATGGACCGGCTGCTCGCCGCCAACCCGGGGCTGTCCTCGCGCTTCACCAGCCGGGTCGACTTCCCCAGCTACCGCCCGCTCGAACTCACCGCGATCGGGGGCGTTCTGGCCGCCGAGAACGACGACGTGTGGGACGAGGAGGCGGTGGACGAGCTGCGCTCCATCAGCGGCCATGTGGTGGACCAGGGGTGGATCGACGAGCTGGGCAACGGGCGCTTCCTGCGGACGCTGTACGAGAAGAGCTGCGCCTACCGCGATCTGCGGCTCTCCGGCTACCCGGGCGAGCTGTCCCGGGAGGATCTGTCGACGCTGCGGCTGCCGGACCTGATGCAGGCGTACGGCGAGGTGCTGTCGGGGCGCGGACCGGTGGGCCGCGGGCGGCAGGAGCCCGGCGGGGTGTGA
- a CDS encoding PH domain-containing protein, which yields MSAPRPELPTLPVTFRPTLTRVVLLSVGLAMFLVITVIALMLERLNPAERVSFIFVAALFFGVLALLSRPRVTADDTGVTVVNLTRTRRLAWEEILRVNLRSGDPWVFLDLSDGTSMPALGIQPGMAKEQAIRDARALRALVESRGTGSDG from the coding sequence ATGTCCGCGCCCAGGCCCGAACTCCCCACCCTGCCGGTCACCTTCCGGCCCACCCTCACCCGGGTGGTCCTGCTGAGCGTGGGCCTGGCGATGTTCCTCGTCATCACGGTCATCGCGCTCATGCTGGAGCGGCTCAACCCGGCGGAGCGGGTCAGCTTCATCTTCGTCGCCGCGCTCTTCTTCGGTGTCCTCGCCCTGCTCAGCAGGCCCAGGGTCACTGCCGACGACACCGGGGTCACCGTCGTCAACCTCACCCGGACCCGCAGGCTGGCGTGGGAGGAGATCCTCCGCGTCAACCTGCGTTCCGGCGACCCGTGGGTCTTCCTCGACCTCAGCGACGGCACCAGCATGCCCGCCCTCGGCATCCAGCCCGGCATGGCCAAGGAGCAGGCCATCCGCGACGCCCGCGCCCTGCGCGCCCTGGTCGAGTCGCGGGGCACGGGAAGCGACGGCTGA
- the hisG gene encoding ATP phosphoribosyltransferase — protein MLRIAVPNKGALSGSAMAMLHEAGYQQRKESKELVLVDPSNEVEFFYLRPRDIAIYVSSGKLDIGITGRDLLLDSGADAEEILQLGFARSTFRYATKPGTAAGPQDFDGMTIATSYEGIVAAHLKESGVKASIVHLDGAVETAIELGVAQIIADVVETGTSMRNAGLEVIGDPIMTSEAVVIRRNGAPADDPKVQQFLRRLQGVLVARSYVMMDYDCRVEHLERAVALTPGLESPTISPLHHEGWVAVRSMVAAKEAQRIMDDLYELGARAILTTAIHACRL, from the coding sequence ATGCTGCGCATCGCCGTCCCCAACAAGGGTGCACTCTCCGGCTCTGCGATGGCCATGCTCCATGAGGCCGGCTACCAGCAGCGCAAGGAGTCCAAGGAGCTGGTCCTGGTCGACCCCTCGAACGAGGTCGAGTTCTTCTACCTCCGCCCCCGGGACATCGCCATCTACGTCAGCTCCGGCAAGCTCGACATCGGCATCACCGGCCGCGACCTGCTCCTGGACTCCGGCGCCGACGCCGAGGAGATCCTCCAGCTCGGCTTCGCCCGCTCCACCTTCCGCTACGCCACCAAGCCCGGCACCGCCGCGGGCCCGCAGGACTTCGACGGAATGACGATCGCCACCTCCTACGAGGGCATCGTCGCCGCCCACCTCAAGGAGTCCGGCGTCAAGGCGTCCATCGTCCACCTCGACGGCGCGGTCGAGACCGCCATCGAGCTGGGCGTCGCCCAGATCATCGCGGATGTCGTCGAGACCGGCACCAGCATGCGCAACGCCGGACTCGAAGTGATCGGCGACCCGATCATGACCTCCGAGGCCGTCGTCATCCGCCGCAACGGCGCCCCCGCCGACGACCCCAAGGTCCAGCAGTTCCTCCGCCGCCTCCAGGGCGTCCTGGTCGCCCGGTCCTACGTGATGATGGACTACGACTGCCGCGTCGAGCACCTGGAGCGCGCCGTAGCCCTCACCCCCGGCCTGGAGTCCCCGACGATCTCGCCGCTGCACCACGAGGGCTGGGTCGCCGTCCGCTCCATGGTCGCCGCCAAGGAGGCCCAGCGGATCATGGACGACCTGTACGAGCTCGGCGCCCGCGCCATCCTCACCACGGCCATCCACGCCTGCCGCCTCTGA
- a CDS encoding phosphoribosyl-ATP diphosphatase yields MANKTFEELFAELQLKAAEGDPSTSRTAELVDKGVHAIGKKVVEEAAEVWMAAEYEGKEAAAEEISQLLYHVQVMMVARGISLDDVYAHL; encoded by the coding sequence ATGGCGAACAAAACCTTCGAAGAGCTCTTCGCCGAGCTCCAGCTCAAGGCCGCCGAAGGCGACCCCTCCACCTCGCGTACCGCCGAACTGGTGGACAAGGGCGTGCATGCCATCGGCAAGAAGGTCGTCGAGGAGGCCGCCGAGGTCTGGATGGCCGCCGAGTACGAGGGCAAGGAAGCCGCCGCCGAGGAGATCTCCCAGCTGCTGTACCACGTCCAGGTGATGATGGTCGCCCGCGGGATCTCCCTCGACGACGTCTACGCCCATCTCTGA
- the ribH gene encoding 6,7-dimethyl-8-ribityllumazine synthase, with the protein MSGKGAPELSVRNCADLRVAVIAAQWHEKVMDGLVDGALRALHELGIDEPTLLRVPGSFELPVVAKVLAGRGYDAIVALGVVIRGGTPHFEYVSQGVTLGLTQVTVDTGVPVGFGVLTCDTEEQALDRAGLEGSAEDKGHEAVTAAVATAATLRTVSEPWR; encoded by the coding sequence ATGAGCGGCAAGGGTGCACCCGAACTGTCCGTACGCAACTGCGCCGACCTGCGGGTGGCCGTCATCGCGGCCCAGTGGCACGAGAAGGTCATGGACGGGCTCGTCGACGGCGCCCTGCGCGCCCTGCACGAGCTGGGCATCGACGAGCCGACCCTGCTCCGGGTCCCCGGCAGCTTCGAGCTGCCCGTCGTCGCCAAGGTGCTCGCCGGACGCGGCTACGACGCGATCGTCGCCCTCGGCGTGGTCATCCGGGGCGGCACCCCCCACTTCGAGTACGTGTCCCAGGGCGTCACCCTCGGCCTCACCCAGGTCACCGTCGACACCGGAGTTCCCGTCGGCTTCGGCGTACTGACCTGCGACACCGAGGAGCAGGCGCTCGACCGGGCCGGACTCGAAGGGTCAGCGGAGGACAAGGGGCACGAAGCGGTCACCGCCGCCGTCGCCACGGCCGCCACGCTGCGGACCGTCAGCGAACCCTGGCGCTGA
- a CDS encoding bifunctional 3,4-dihydroxy-2-butanone-4-phosphate synthase/GTP cyclohydrolase II yields the protein MTAQPTWLHPGHDPLAEDLSLDPVEQAIRDIAAGRPVVVVDDEDRENEGDLVIAAEKATPEIVAFMMSECRGLICAPMESDELERLDLPQMVEVNTESMQTAFTVSVDASAAHGVTTGISAADRATTLRMLAGGVAGPGDFVRPGHVFPLRARSGGVLVRNGHTEAAVDLARLAGLRPAGAIVEIAGEDGVMLRLPELVPFARKHGLTIISIEDLIAYRRGSEPTVRREAETRLPTAFGDFTAYGYRSTVDGVEHVALVHGDLAEGDGEDVLVRIHSECLTGDIFQSQRCDCGPQLHASMQRITEAGRGVVVYLRGHEGRGIGLLSKLRAYELQERGVDTLDANLELGLPADARDYAAGAQILKDLGVRSLRLMTNNPDKTAAVLRHGLTVTGREPMPVQAGEHNLRYLRTKRDRMGHDLPWLDGAPASTCANQ from the coding sequence ATGACAGCCCAGCCCACCTGGCTGCACCCCGGCCACGACCCGCTCGCCGAGGACCTCTCCCTGGACCCGGTCGAGCAGGCCATCCGCGACATCGCCGCCGGCCGGCCCGTCGTCGTCGTGGACGACGAGGACCGCGAGAACGAGGGCGACCTCGTCATCGCGGCCGAGAAGGCCACCCCGGAGATCGTCGCCTTCATGATGAGCGAGTGCCGCGGCCTGATCTGCGCACCCATGGAGAGCGACGAGCTGGAGCGGCTCGACCTCCCGCAGATGGTCGAGGTCAACACCGAGTCGATGCAGACCGCCTTCACGGTCTCTGTCGACGCCTCCGCCGCCCACGGCGTCACCACGGGCATCTCCGCCGCCGACCGCGCCACCACCCTCAGGATGCTCGCGGGCGGCGTCGCGGGCCCCGGCGACTTCGTCCGCCCCGGCCACGTCTTCCCGCTGCGCGCCCGCTCCGGGGGTGTCCTCGTCCGCAACGGCCACACCGAGGCCGCCGTCGACCTCGCCCGGCTCGCCGGACTGCGCCCCGCCGGGGCCATCGTGGAGATCGCGGGGGAGGACGGCGTCATGCTCCGGCTGCCCGAGCTGGTCCCCTTCGCCCGCAAGCACGGACTGACGATCATCTCCATCGAGGACCTGATCGCCTACCGCCGCGGCTCCGAGCCGACCGTCCGCCGGGAGGCCGAGACCCGGCTGCCCACCGCGTTCGGCGACTTCACCGCGTACGGCTACCGCTCCACCGTCGACGGCGTCGAGCACGTCGCCCTGGTCCACGGCGACCTCGCGGAAGGCGACGGCGAGGACGTCCTCGTCCGCATTCACTCCGAGTGCCTGACCGGCGACATCTTCCAGTCCCAGCGCTGCGACTGCGGCCCCCAGCTGCACGCCTCCATGCAGCGCATCACCGAAGCGGGCCGGGGCGTCGTCGTCTACCTCCGGGGCCACGAGGGGCGCGGCATCGGTCTGCTCTCCAAGCTGCGCGCGTACGAACTCCAGGAGCGCGGCGTCGACACCCTCGACGCCAACCTGGAGCTCGGTCTGCCCGCCGACGCCCGGGACTACGCGGCGGGCGCCCAGATCCTCAAGGACCTCGGCGTACGCAGCCTGCGGCTGATGACCAACAACCCCGACAAGACGGCGGCCGTCCTGCGCCACGGCCTCACCGTCACCGGCCGGGAACCGATGCCCGTCCAGGCCGGCGAGCACAATCTGCGCTACCTGCGCACCAAGCGCGACCGCATGGGCCACGACCTGCCCTGGCTCGACGGCGCCCCCGCGTCGACCTGCGCCAACCAGTAA